Proteins from a single region of Terriglobia bacterium:
- a CDS encoding universal stress protein produces the protein MSARIKFLILLGIIVAIASGYYFFSTPSGDDLVLVGTVDANQIVVSSQIQGRILKLLVEEGTQVKSGDLIALLDPSELEAQEKQARELVERTAQTLRAAGFKVEAAVEKGDIREKIIDAAAAWHAGLIVIGSHGRRGVQRFLLGSVAEFVVRHAPCSVQVVRLASGR, from the coding sequence ATGAGTGCTCGGATCAAATTTTTGATTTTGCTGGGAATCATCGTGGCGATTGCTTCGGGGTACTACTTCTTCTCTACGCCAAGCGGGGATGACCTGGTGCTGGTGGGGACAGTGGATGCGAACCAGATCGTGGTGAGCTCGCAGATTCAGGGGCGGATTCTGAAGCTGCTGGTGGAGGAAGGGACGCAGGTGAAGTCGGGAGACTTAATCGCGCTCCTGGATCCATCGGAACTGGAAGCGCAGGAGAAGCAGGCGCGGGAGCTCGTGGAGCGCACGGCACAGACCCTGCGCGCGGCCGGTTTTAAGGTGGAAGCGGCGGTGGAGAAAGGCGACATCCGGGAGAAGATCATCGATGCGGCGGCGGCCTGGCATGCCGGGCTCATTGTGATCGGCTCGCACGGCCGGCGCGGCGTGCAGCGCTTCCTGCTGGGGAGCGTGGCGGAATTCGTGGTGCGCCATGCGCCCTGTTCGGTGCAGGTCGTGCGCCTGGCCAGCGGACGCTGA